Proteins found in one Triticum aestivum cultivar Chinese Spring chromosome 4D, IWGSC CS RefSeq v2.1, whole genome shotgun sequence genomic segment:
- the LOC123100478 gene encoding expansin-like A1, producing the protein MTVSRCPILLLPLLFLCTLPPLASACDRCVHRTRAAYYASSLTLAAGSCRYGAAAASLNGDLLAGAGPALYRQGVGCGACFQVRCKDEELCATAGVKVVVTDRASTKTNDTDLVLSSPAFAAMARPGMAGRLSKLGAVDVEYKRVPCVYEGKNLSVRVEDRSRAPGELAITILYQGGQTDIVQVDLAQVGSSSSWTSLTRDHGSAWSTSLAPPGPLQLRAVVTGGYDGKWVSTDREVLPRQWRAGEVYDTGVQITDIAQEDCFPCDTQEWK; encoded by the exons atgACCGTCTCTCGCTGCCCCATCCTTCTGCTCCCGCTCCTCTTCCTCTGCACCCTCCCGCCGCTCGCCTCCGCCTGCGACCGCTGCGTGCACCGCACCAGAGCCGCCTACTACGCCTCCTCTCTCACCCTCGCCG CCGGCTCCTGCCGGTACGGCGCGGCGGCCGCGTCCCTCAACGGCGACCTGCTCGCCGGGGCGGGCCCGGCCCTGTACAGACAAGGCGTCGGCTGCGGCGCGTGCTTCCAGGTGCGCTGCAAGGACGAGGAGCTCTGCGCTACCGCCGGCGTGAAGGTCGTCGTCACCGACCGCGCCAGCACCAAGACGAACGACACCGACCTCGTGCTGAGCAGCCCGGCGTTCGCCGCCATGGCCCGCCCCGGCATGGCTGGGCGGCTCTCCAAGCTCGGCGCCGTCGACGTCGAGTACAAGAG GGTGCCGTGCGTGTACGAGGGCAAGAACCTCTCGGTGCGGGTGGAGGATCGGAGCCGCGCGCCCGGCGAGCTGGCCATCACGATCCTCTACCAGGGCGGACAGACCGACATCGTCCAAGTCGACCTCGCGCAGGTCGGTTCATCGTCGAGCTGGACATCCCTGACACGCGACCACGGGTCGGCGTGGAGCACGAGCCTGGCGCCGCCGGGGCCGCTGCAGCTCAGGGCGGTGGTGACCGGCGGGTACGACGGGAAGTGGGTCTCGACCGATCGGGAGGTCCTGCCGCGCCAGTGGCGCGCCGGCGAGGTCTACGACACCGGCGTCCAGATCACCGACATCGCCCAAGAAGACTGCTTCCCCTGCGACACGCAGGAGTGGAAGTGA